The Sulfurimonas aquatica genomic sequence CCTTGTAAAACTACTACCTAGTATTTTAGTTTGTTGTAATACTTTAATTATAAAGTCCCTCTACAGCATCTCTACCAGTATCAGGGGCAAGTTTTGCATATCGTAAAGTCATATTTATATCTTTGTGGTTCATCAACTTTTTTATGGTGTAGATAGGTGTTCCATTGATTGCGAGATGTGAAGCAAAAGTATGACGTAGTGTATGAGGAACAACTTTGTACTTAGGATCAGTCACTTCTTTGTTAAACATCTTATGCAATACTACTCCAACTTTATCTTTCATCTGGTCATATAACTTTGCACCGTTCTCTTGTAAAATAGGTGTATCTTTTTTCCTATTAGCACACCGGATTTCAAGTAACCTCTCTAACTCTTCGTTACATATAAAGGTTGTGTATCTTTCATCATTCTTTTCATCAATAGTATCTATAGTTTTAGTCTTTAAGTTTATATCTCTCGGTGTAATTTGTACAAGTGCTCCAATCCTAGCACCTATATTTAGAGCCAATAAAATACAAAGATAAACTTGTTCATTATCTTTTGTATATTCAAGCAATTCATTAATCTCTTCTTGATCTAAATATCTCAGTCTCTTATTGTCAAATTTCAATGGTTTAACTTTTCTTACTGGATTTTCATTGTGAATATTATTTTCAAGAGCATATGTATAAACTGTTCCCAACTCTCCAATAATAGTATTGACCATTTTAGGTGCAAACTTTTTAGCATGTATAGATTGTAGCTTTTGTATTTCTTCTGTAGTTATTCTTGTAATATCTTTTTGACCCAATGTTGGAGATACATGCATTTCATATTTTCTTTTAGATGTTTGATTACTTTTATTATGTAATGCTTTGATTGTATAACTCATCTCTGCAACAGCATCAAGGGTAATGATATTCTTTTTCTTCTTCTTAGTAACAGCAGGAGGTTCTTCTCCAAGATTGATTTGATTGATAAATTCATTTCGCTTGTTATAAGCATAAGTCTCTGTGATACCAGCTGATTTTTTACCTACCGTAAAACGCTTTGTTTTATTGTCTTCATCTTTATATGTAATAGAATAGCTCATATCTCCATCAGCAAGTTCATTAAGATAAACACCTGTATATTTTTTACTTTTAATTCTACTCATAGCGCCCTCAAAATATAGTAAGTTTATATTATATAATTTTTCATGTTTGTGCTCCATGAATATATCAAGAAACATATATTATGTGTAAAAAATACAACTTATTACCCATATAGTATTAATTTAGGTAAAATATCTTATAAATTACTCATATAGTAAAAATAGGTGTAAAAATGAATAATGAGTACACACATCCTTTTCTTCCTTTAAAACAAGAGATAGAAAGTAAAAAAGTATTAAAAAAGATTGTCAGTGCCAACATTGCCCTTGCAGAACTAAAAGGTGCAGTGAAGTCTATCCCTAATCAAAGTATCTTAATCAATGCTCTATCTCTTCAAGAGGCTAAAGATAGTTCTGAAGTTGAAAACATTGTAACTACACATGATGAACTATATCGTGCTGATATAAGTACATCTAACATATCTCATCAAGCTAAAGAGGTACAGAATTACAGAGAAGCTCTTTATAGAGGCTTTAGTTTAGTACAAGAACATAAACTACTTCTTAAGAAGCATATTATAGAGATCCAGCAAGTCCTGGAAAAGAATAATGCAGGGATAAGAACACAAGCTGGTACAATGCTGAAAAACGAAAAAACTGGAGAAGTGATATACACACCTCCTCAAAACCATCAAGATATTCAAAATCTAATGGATAACCTAGAACAATATATTAATGATCCGGATATGGATGATTATGATACTCTTGTTAAAATGGCAATTATTCATTATCAATTTGAATCTATACATCCATTTTATGATGGAAATGGAAGAACAGGTAGAATTATCAACATTCTCTATCTCATGCTAAATGGTTTACTAGAGCTACCTATACTTTATCTAAGCTCTTATATCATTAGCAACAAAAATGACTACTATAGACTATTAACAGAAGTAAGAACTGAAAATTCTTGGGAAGAGTGGATCCTCTACATGCTTGATGGTATAGAGCAAACTTCAAAAGAAAGTGTAAAGCTAATTGCAAATATCAATGTAACTATGACTGAAGTCAAATTATCTCTTAAAAGCAAACTGCCAAAGATATACAGTAAAGATTTACTTGAGCTTATCTTTAAACACCCTTATACAAAAATAAGTTTTTTAGTAGATGAACTTGGAGTAACAAGAAAAACTGCTACTTCATATCTTAGAGCTATTGAAGATATTGGTATATTAGAAAGTACAAAAGTTGGTCGGGATGTTTACTTCATTAATAAGCAATTATTTTCTTTGTTACAGAATAGATAAGCAATGGATTGGTAACCTATTGGTAACCACTATATGTAAAACATGGTAAAACTCTCCATAACTTGCTATAATGATATATTCTCTACAGAGCCTATTAGTAGGTAACTTGAAGAGGTTTTACATGACTTTAAGGAACTTTGCAAATACATATGGATAGAATTCGAATCTCTGAGGGTCCACCACTTCAAAACCCCTATTTTACAGCACTTAATCAAAATTTTTCAAAAACAAAACAATAATATTATATGACTTAAGCTTTCTATGGTTCACACTTTCACTTGTATTAAACAGTACTACAATCGCCAATTCAAATAGCCATCAATGATACAATGAAAGTACATAAATGAATCAAAAAATGATACAATTATCTTATGAAAACATATCATCAAGCAAAAAAGTGGATTTGGGAAGATAGTAACTTTCCTAACTTTGCCTATGAAAATATCAGCTTAGATACACTAAATTACAAATTTGGTCAGTTAGATATGGTTAAAAAGTTTATGAATGAAGATGATACCAATCAACTGCAATTAGAGCAACTATTAAATGAAGCACTTTCTACTTCAGCTATTGAGGGTGAAACACTCCAACGTTCTTCTGTACGATCTTCTATCAATAAAATTCTCAAGCTTGGACTTGAAGATGACTATAGCTACACAAGAGAATCAGATGCACTCATAGAGATATTAATTGATGCAAAAACAAATAAAGAGCCACTCGATAAACCAAGAATACTGCAGTGGCACAAAGCCCTTTTTCCAACAGGAAGTTCAGGGCTACGAGATATCAATGTTGGGCACTTTAGAACAGATAATGAAGATATGCAAATTGTTTCAGGTGCTTGGAACAGAGAAAAGGTTCACTATGTAGCACCACCATCTTCTAAGATAGAAGAACTAATGGATGGATTTCTTCTTTGGCTCAATAGTGATAGTGAGTTAGGTAGCATCTATAAAGCTACCATAGCCCATCTGTACTTCGTACTCATACACCCTTTTGATGATGGTAATGGAAGGATAGCAAGAGCCATTACTGATTATGTTCTTGCAGAGTCATCCTTTGCCAATCCTAAATTTTACTCTATCTCAACTATTATCTACCAAAAGAGAAAAGAATACTATGAGGTGCTTGATAAGGTTTGTATTGCGACTGACCAAGATATATCATTATGGATGCGATGGTTTATAAAACTTCTAGAGGAGTCTATTGACTCTACACTTATAGCGATAGAGGCTGTTGGGGTTAAAGCAAAGTTCTGGGACAGACAAAGAGAGACTAAACTCAACGAGAGGCAAAAGAAAGTGATTCTCAAGATGCTATCATATTTGCCCCAAGAGTTTGAGGGTGGTATGCGAGTACAAAAGTATATGAGTGTAACAAAAACAACAAGACTAACTGCTAGTAGAGATCTTTCTGATTTAGTCTCAAAAGGTGTAATGTTAAGTCATGGAAAAGGTAGAGGTGTATACTATAGTTTAGTGCTTTAAGATTAAAATTGGACAGATATTAGGTAAGATATTCTTTTGCTCAAAGGGGTTATATAATACTTTTATAGAATCTTTCTAGAACTATATTGCTTAAAATGGTAATATAATACTTTTTTAGTATTATTTTCAGATTATTTCGCTAAAATAGTACTATATTACTTTTTAATAAAAGCACTAAAAATGGAAAATGAAAATTATGAATGAAAAGAAAGCCATCAAAAGCACTGAGCAGAATTCAATACAAACCAAATTAGGTAAAGCTCTCAACCTAAATAAACATGTGAGCAGCGTAGTTGGGAAAAAAATAGGAAAACAAGTAGTTCCTTCAAAAAAACCCCAAAGCGAAACAATCAAAGATTTAATGACTCTTGGAGAAATGATTAAGTATAAACGTACTAAATCAAAATTGTCAATCAAAAAAACAGCTCAACTATGTGGAATAAGTGATAAAACACTTAGAACTGTAGAAAACGGTGGAAATATAAATACCTTAACCCTTATGACAATTATAAATATGCTTGGTTTAAAGATGACTCTAGGAGAATAAAGGTGAATTTACTCTATATACACTGCAACAAATCTTTAGTAGGAACTATCTCGTATGAAGCCCTAAACAAAAGCTATTCTCTTGAGTATGATGAAGATTGGAAAAATGATGGTTTTGAGATTAGTCCCTCTATAGGTTTTAATAATCCTAGTAACGAAGCTGTTGGAAGATTTATAGAGAATCTTCTTCCTGAGGGAAATGGATTGGAAGAACTTAGCGTTTATTTTCAAATATCTAAAAGTGAAAAATTTTCCATTTTAAAACAGATAGGATTAGAAACAACGGGTGCATTGACTTTCACTGATAGTAAAGTATTTGAACCCAATACCACTTTCGAAGAAATCACAGTGGACGAGTTAGAAGTAAAAGTCACCACTAGAGAGAGTAATCCAATCCATATTTGGAATGGTAAGCCTAGACTAAGCGTAGCCGGAGTTCAAACAAAACTTCCTTTGACAATACTTACGGAAAAGTTTGGATTTGGAGAAGGGGATATCTGTTCAACCCATATATTAAAATTCAATAGAGTTGGAGAAAATGTAGTTACCAATGAATTTATCTCTATGAAGTTGGCGTTAGCGATGGGCTACAACGTTGCCGAAGTTGCTTGTGCAGAGCTAGCGAATGAGTGTGTTTTATTTGTAACAAGATTTGATAGAGAAATAATTAATGATGAACTAATAGAGAGAAAGCACATCATAGATAGCGTTCAAGCGCTTGGTTTTCCAATTTCATACAAGTATGAGAGAAATCTAGGTATTAATATGCCTAATTATCGAGAAGGGGTCTCATTTTCGAAACTTTTTTCATTAGCGAACAAAGCAATCGTTCCAGCACTTTTTAAAGAGCAAGTAATTAAATGGAGTATTTTAAATATTATTTTAGGTAATAGCGATGCTCATGGTAAAAATATATCATTTTTTGTAAGCAAAGAGGGATTGGAAGTAGCACCCTTTTATGATTTGGTTAATGTCACAATGTATCAAGATAAATATGAACAGGATATGGCTATGGCAATTGAGGATGTATTTCAATTTGACAGCCTAAATGAACTTTCTTTTCGTGAGTTCTTTGATGAAAATAATATCTCAACAGAGTTCTATTTCAATGAATTTAAAAGTAGTGCAATGAAGCTAAAGAGAGCATTTAAAGATATGGCATTTTTAGATGATAATGACTTCGTGAAGAAAAATGAAGATTTTATTCTGAAATACATAGAAAATGTTAAAAACAGAGTGAACTTCATATCTGACCTATTAAACTCGGTAAGATATTTAATGCCTTTAGAAGATCAAACACATGGTGAATTTTTCAAAGAGAGTATTAGGGATATTAAAAAACTCTTAGGTAAAGAATACAGTGCAGTAGATACTCCTGATAATATCGTTAAAAAATATATTTCTAAAGTTACAGGAAACTTTATTGTTAAGCTATAAATATCCTAAGCCCATTATTGATTCTAGGTTCTATCTCTTTAAGTTTAAAAGTTGTACGCTCGTTTATACGCTCTTAGCTATGGATTAGTTCTGTTTTAGCTATTTATTATGCAGATCAAGGGGCATAAATTGAACAAATGATATCTTTTTAAATCCCATAAAATAGGGATAAACCTCTATAATAGGTACATTTAAAGCATCCTAAGATATACTTTTAAATTGAATTCGAATCTCTGAGGGTCCACCACTTCTAAACATACAACAAGCTCCCTAAAACAAGAACTTCAAACACTTTTAAAACAACTAAAATTTATTTTAATATGTGCCAGCAATATAATGCTCATATATTCGTTACAGTTTTGACTTGGAATTTTTGTCAAAATAATATTATCACAAATAGCTACAGAAGATAAAAAAGGATTACTGTAAATGAGTAAAAATATACTGGACCAAAGATCAGATGAAGAGAAGAAACAAAGTAAAATGAGAGCTGCTTATATGGATGCTGAGACATATGCTCTCGAGGCTATATTAGAAGAAGAGATGGCTAAAGACAGCAATAACTTAGAACATTTTTTTCTTCATGTTAAGTATGAAAAGTTAAAAAAAGACTGTAAAGTAAACAAACTAATTTACCTATATGTAGGCATAGTGGTAGGTATAATCTCATCTCTATTTATGGCCGTCCTTTTTTCATAAATTAAATACAAAGGAACACTAATGACTCCAGAAGAATATAAAGAATATGTCAATTTAATATTTGATAATTATCTCAGAAAGCTATTATATGCAGGTGCAATTATTATAAGTATATTTTTAGTAATCAAATATTTAAATGATGGAGATAAATTCTTAGAATCTGTTATGGTAATAATGGGCGTCCTTATTTTTGGAGAACTTTTCCTACAAACTTTTAGATGGTTGTTCAGTAAGGCTCCCTCACTTTTTAGAGTTCCTGCTGCTGCACGACAACTAGCAGATACTAAAGAGATGAAGAAAAAGAATAAGTCCCGCAAGAAAAAGAACAATATAACCAATAAACCATTTTGACTACTCTCATTACCCAATCCTTTGTAGTCTATAAAAAAGAT encodes the following:
- a CDS encoding tyrosine-type recombinase/integrase, yielding MSRIKSKKYTGVYLNELADGDMSYSITYKDEDNKTKRFTVGKKSAGITETYAYNKRNEFINQINLGEEPPAVTKKKKKNIITLDAVAEMSYTIKALHNKSNQTSKRKYEMHVSPTLGQKDITRITTEEIQKLQSIHAKKFAPKMVNTIIGELGTVYTYALENNIHNENPVRKVKPLKFDNKRLRYLDQEEINELLEYTKDNEQVYLCILLALNIGARIGALVQITPRDINLKTKTIDTIDEKNDERYTTFICNEELERLLEIRCANRKKDTPILQENGAKLYDQMKDKVGVVLHKMFNKEVTDPKYKVVPHTLRHTFASHLAINGTPIYTIKKLMNHKDINMTLRYAKLAPDTGRDAVEGLYN
- a CDS encoding Fic family protein, with the protein product MNNEYTHPFLPLKQEIESKKVLKKIVSANIALAELKGAVKSIPNQSILINALSLQEAKDSSEVENIVTTHDELYRADISTSNISHQAKEVQNYREALYRGFSLVQEHKLLLKKHIIEIQQVLEKNNAGIRTQAGTMLKNEKTGEVIYTPPQNHQDIQNLMDNLEQYINDPDMDDYDTLVKMAIIHYQFESIHPFYDGNGRTGRIINILYLMLNGLLELPILYLSSYIISNKNDYYRLLTEVRTENSWEEWILYMLDGIEQTSKESVKLIANINVTMTEVKLSLKSKLPKIYSKDLLELIFKHPYTKISFLVDELGVTRKTATSYLRAIEDIGILESTKVGRDVYFINKQLFSLLQNR
- a CDS encoding Fic family protein codes for the protein MKTYHQAKKWIWEDSNFPNFAYENISLDTLNYKFGQLDMVKKFMNEDDTNQLQLEQLLNEALSTSAIEGETLQRSSVRSSINKILKLGLEDDYSYTRESDALIEILIDAKTNKEPLDKPRILQWHKALFPTGSSGLRDINVGHFRTDNEDMQIVSGAWNREKVHYVAPPSSKIEELMDGFLLWLNSDSELGSIYKATIAHLYFVLIHPFDDGNGRIARAITDYVLAESSFANPKFYSISTIIYQKRKEYYEVLDKVCIATDQDISLWMRWFIKLLEESIDSTLIAIEAVGVKAKFWDRQRETKLNERQKKVILKMLSYLPQEFEGGMRVQKYMSVTKTTRLTASRDLSDLVSKGVMLSHGKGRGVYYSLVL
- a CDS encoding helix-turn-helix domain-containing protein, translating into MNEKKAIKSTEQNSIQTKLGKALNLNKHVSSVVGKKIGKQVVPSKKPQSETIKDLMTLGEMIKYKRTKSKLSIKKTAQLCGISDKTLRTVENGGNINTLTLMTIINMLGLKMTLGE
- a CDS encoding HipA domain-containing protein, whose amino-acid sequence is MNLLYIHCNKSLVGTISYEALNKSYSLEYDEDWKNDGFEISPSIGFNNPSNEAVGRFIENLLPEGNGLEELSVYFQISKSEKFSILKQIGLETTGALTFTDSKVFEPNTTFEEITVDELEVKVTTRESNPIHIWNGKPRLSVAGVQTKLPLTILTEKFGFGEGDICSTHILKFNRVGENVVTNEFISMKLALAMGYNVAEVACAELANECVLFVTRFDREIINDELIERKHIIDSVQALGFPISYKYERNLGINMPNYREGVSFSKLFSLANKAIVPALFKEQVIKWSILNIILGNSDAHGKNISFFVSKEGLEVAPFYDLVNVTMYQDKYEQDMAMAIEDVFQFDSLNELSFREFFDENNISTEFYFNEFKSSAMKLKRAFKDMAFLDDNDFVKKNEDFILKYIENVKNRVNFISDLLNSVRYLMPLEDQTHGEFFKESIRDIKKLLGKEYSAVDTPDNIVKKYISKVTGNFIVKL